The Coregonus clupeaformis isolate EN_2021a chromosome 6, ASM2061545v1, whole genome shotgun sequence genome has a segment encoding these proteins:
- the LOC121567926 gene encoding claudin-4-like has protein sequence MAVEELGITLSMVGLAGTILICALPMWKVTAFIGTHLVVMQVFWEGLWMTCVSETTGQMQCKIYDALLDLSPDLQAARGLIVISMVLGCLAFLVFLLGARCTNCLSNPRVKACVVQAAGVTFALAGLSTIVAVSWTAQSIIRDFYNPRVPEMLKKEMGAAIYVGWVTSGFLFCGGGVLCTSCPPGGREGRHGSSSRYTLARTPTHSSYAIKNYV, from the coding sequence ATGGCTGTGGAGGAGCTGGGCATCACCCTGTCCATGGTGGGCCTGGCAGGCACCATCTTGATCTGCGCCCTGCCCATGTGGAAGGTCACAGCGTTCATTGGCACCCACCTGGTGGTCATGCAGGTGTTCTGGGAGGGCCTGTGGATGACCTGTGTGTCTGAAACCACGGGACAGATGCAGTGTAAGATCTACGACGCTCTTCTAGACCTGTCCCCTGACCTCCAGGCGGCCAGGGGCCTCATCGTCATCAGCATGGTACTGGGCTGCCTGGCGTTCCTCGTCTTCCTCCTGGGGGCTAGGTGCACCAACTGCCTGAGCAATCCCAGGGTCAAAGCCTGCGTGGTGCAGGCCGCAGGGGTCACCTTCGCCCTGGCTGGGTTAAGCACCATAGTGGCTGTGTCCTGGACGGCCCAGTCCATCATTAGGGACTTCTATAACCCGCGGGTCCCTGAGATGCTGAAGAAGGAGATGGGGGCGGCCATCTATGTGGGCTGGGTGACCTCTGGGTTCCTGTTCTGTGGAGGAGGGGTGCTGTGTACCAGCTGTCCtccaggggggagagagggcaggCATGGATCCAGCAGTAGGTACACCCTGGCTAGGACGCCCACTCACAGCAGCTACGCCATAAAGAACTATGTGTGA
- the LOC121568377 gene encoding claudin-4-like — MKRQLELAALGLGIIGWLCAILTRCLPLWKVSGTLDNSTATLPAYWDGVWLEWDYWDLNHDGSLHCSFYQSLLSLSGNFQTWRGLIMASIAAGGFAVLISIIGEVWFPKRNQVKVVSGVLFVLSGILLLVPVAWTCHHTNEPLEGAVVLRRDWGPALYIGWISFSLMLVVGGFRSTRCPTFQQQEESERGGYPPGYPGVEQEPTNPLDTIHRTAFRHSQYARETTQP; from the coding sequence ATGAAGAGGCAGTTGGAGTTAGCGGCGTTGGGCCTGGGCATTATAGGCTGGCTGTGCGCCATCCTCACCCGCTGTCTGCCCCTGTGGAAAGTCAGCGGCACTCTGGACAACTCCACAGCCACGCTGCCGGCATACTGGGACGGGGTGTGGCTGGAATGGGACTACTGGGACCTCAACCATGACGGTAGCCTCCACTGCTCCTTCTACCAGTCTTTGTTATCCCTCTCTGGAAACTTCCAAACATGGAGAGGCTTGATCATGGCTTCTATAGCTGCTGGAGGTTTTGCTGTGCTCATCAGTATCATTGGAGAGGTGTGGTTTCCGAAGAGGAATCAGGTGAAAGTTGTCTCCGGTGTGTTGTTTGTGCTGTCTGGAATACTGCTGCTTGTCCCTGTTGCTTGGACCTGCCACCACACTAACGAGCCACTGGAGGGTGCTGTGGTGCTGAGGAGAGACTGGGGACCTGCTCTGTACATAGGATGGATCTCCTTCTCTCTGATGTTAGTAGTGGGAGGGTTTCGCAGTACCAGATGCCCCACGTTCCAGCAACAGGAGGAGTCAGAAAGAGGGGGTTACCCTCCAGGTTATCCTGGGGTGGAGCAGGAGCCAACCAACCCCCTGGATACTATCCACAGGACTGCTTTTAGACACAGCCAGTATGCTCGGGAAACAACACAGCCTTAA
- the LOC121567928 gene encoding ribosome maturation protein SBDS-like: MSIFTPTNQIRLTNVAVVRMKKGGKRFEIACYKNKVMSWRSGAEKDLDEVLQTSSVFNNVSKGQVAKKDDLSKAFGTDDLTEICKQILAKGELQVSDKERQSQLETSFRDIATIVAEKCVNPETKRPYTVNLIERAMKDIHYSVKANKSTKQQALEVIRQLKDSIDIQRAHMRLRLVLPAKDGKRLKEKLKPLLKVVESEDFDDQLEMVCLVDPGCFREIDELIRCETKGKGSLEVLSLKDVEEGDERLE; this comes from the exons ATGTCCATATTTACACCAACAAACCAGATCCGACTCACAAATGTGGCGGTGGTGAGGATGAAAAAGGGAGGAAAACGATTTGAAATCGCCTGCTACAAAAATAAAGTGATGAGCTGGAGATCTGGAGC agagaaggaCCTGGATGAAGTGTTGCAGACCAGCTCTGTTTTCAATAATGTTTCTAAGGGTCAGGTTGCCAAGAAAGATGATCTGTCAAAAGCCTTTGGAACAGATGACCTGACAGAGATATGCAAACAA ATTTTAGCTAAAGGAGAACTCCAGGTTTCAGACAAGGAGAGGCAGAGCCAGTTGGAGACGAGTTTCAGAGACATTGCGACCATCGTGGCGGAGAAGTGTGTGAACCCAGAGACCAAGCGACCATACACAGTCAACCTCATAGAGAGGGCCATGAAGGATATCCACTACTCTGTCAAGGCCAACAAGAGCACCAAGCAGCAG GCTCTGGAGGTGATCAGGCAGCTGAAGGATTCCATAGACATCCAGAGGGCTCACATGAGGCTAAGGCTGGTCCTGCCGGCCAAGGACggcaagaggctgaaggagaaaCTCAAACCCCTCCTCAAGGTGGTGGAAAGTGAAGACTTTGACGACCAGCTGGAGATG gTGTGTCTGGTGGACCCAGGCTGCTTCAGGGAGATAGATGAGTTGATCCGCTGTGAGACGAAAGGTAAAGGTTCCCTGGAGGTGCTCAGTCTGAAGGATGTGGAAGAGGGAGACGAGAGGCTGGAATAG